From a single Oxalobacter vibrioformis genomic region:
- a CDS encoding response regulator: MSKTILAVDDSGSLRQMVVFSLKSVGYQVVEAADGQEALDLARKQIFDLILTDQNMPKIDGLTLIRSLRAMPQYRKVPILMLTTESSDEMKSRGRAAGANGWMVKPFDPKRLIEVVKKVLG, translated from the coding sequence ATGTCCAAGACAATTCTTGCAGTAGATGACTCCGGCTCATTGCGGCAAATGGTGGTATTCAGCCTGAAATCTGTTGGCTACCAGGTTGTTGAGGCGGCTGACGGGCAGGAGGCACTTGATCTGGCCAGAAAACAGATTTTTGATCTGATTCTGACAGACCAGAATATGCCAAAAATAGACGGCCTGACACTGATCCGTTCTTTGCGGGCGATGCCGCAATATCGGAAGGTGCCGATCCTGATGCTGACGACGGAGTCAAGTGACGAGATGAAATCCCGTGGCCGTGCTGCGGGTGCCAATGGCTGGATGGTCAAGCCTTTTGACCCGAAACGGTTGATTGAAGTGGTCAAGAAGGTACTCGGCTGA